The genomic interval AAATCGTTCATCTTTCAAGGACCCCTGCCTCACCACCGGCAAGACAGATACTTTCAATGCGCAGTTCCTGTGCTTCATCCTTGCTCAAAATTGGTCTTATTTCCAAAGTATGAATCGTATTGGGATCAAGATCAGTCATTAATAATTGATAATGCTGACAGTTGCCTCCGAAACGTTTTGAGGAGGCATCAAATATCGTTTTTTTCTTACGACTCCATGTGCAAGGTTTACCATCAACAAAAGCCTCATATTTTCCAGATTTTATGGTTTCTTCTCCAAAAATCAAAACACTTTCAGCTTTGAATTTTACGATTAAAGGCTCAACCAATAATTTGTTTGTGATTGTTTCTTTGGTCTTCTTGTCTTTCTTTACATCCATATTTTTTGCCGAGACAACATCATCGAGCCAGCGTGGCATATAAGCATCATACCAGGCAGAAGTAATGGATGGGTACGTGACTTTCCAACCTTTTGGAAGCGCTCTGAGTTGCGAGAGGCGATTGCGCGACCAAGTCATATAAATGTCTTTATTCAGCATCTTTGCCGGTGGGGTGCAAGTCATGTTTTCGCTGATACCTTTTTGGAATGCTTGCCAAGCTACGTCAGCAAAAACTTGATAGCCGTAATCGCCCGGATGACCATTACTAAGATCAGTATAATATTCCCAAATTTTATCAATAGTATTTCTATCTGTGTCAACCAACTTTTTGATGTGAAGGACCGCATCTCCGACTGGTACGTGATAAGCCTCGGCTATTTTAAGGTGAGCCGTTCGCCCTCTCATCTTCTCGAGAGTACGCCCGGGGTTATAATCCCATGGGAAAGGAAAGATAACCTGTACAAGGGCAGCCTTACCCTCAGTTATAATCCTGCGCACCAATGATTCGTATGCCGCAAGCGTCTCAGGGTCATCACTGTAAATATTATCGTTCGCCGAGAAGTCCAAAAAGACAAGATCAGGCTTATATTTCAAACAATCGCGTTGCAAACGAAAGACACCGAGGTTTGAACGCGTACCACCAATAGCACCATCAATGAAGGTAAAGTGCGCTTCTGGATATTTCTCTTGCAGCTTTTCCGCTATTCTCGCCCTGTATGAAGTGCGAGATTGGTCGCTGGCACAGGCTCCCCACGTTAGAGATGCTCCAAAGAAAGCAACCGTCAGTCGCTCCCCTTTTTTTGCGGCTTTATCAAAAGCAGAAAAGGAACAATCCTGTGCAGCAACAGGCATGGCTAATCCGACAACTGACAAAATAACAATTGAAATAGCTCTCATTTTTTCACCTAATTTTAAACATAAGAACTAAACTTTAGGAAATTCAAAGTCATCATTAATTTTTTGAGCCCAAGTTCTAATTAAATTATTTAATTCACTTCGTTTCTCATGAAACGCAGTATTAAAAGCTAAATTATTTTGCTCATAGGGGTCATCATTAAGATTAAACAGCAACCACTCGCCACCTCTTATGCACGCATATTTCCACCCATCCCGAGTAACCACACAGCGCCAAGCGTAAGCAGACTCTCTATCCCCAATTAATTGTGAATAAGCACTGTCCGGCTCTTCGTACACCCGTTTTTCTAAGTTCACTCCTGTGCGCCTATGGGAGTAATCAAAACCTTCCATCCAATCGGGGATGTCGACCCCACAAAGCCCTAAACTTGTGGGAGCGATATCAACATGATTCAC from Lentisphaera araneosa HTCC2155 carries:
- a CDS encoding SGNH/GDSL hydrolase family protein gives rise to the protein MRAISIVILSVVGLAMPVAAQDCSFSAFDKAAKKGERLTVAFFGASLTWGACASDQSRTSYRARIAEKLQEKYPEAHFTFIDGAIGGTRSNLGVFRLQRDCLKYKPDLVFLDFSANDNIYSDDPETLAAYESLVRRIITEGKAALVQVIFPFPWDYNPGRTLEKMRGRTAHLKIAEAYHVPVGDAVLHIKKLVDTDRNTIDKIWEYYTDLSNGHPGDYGYQVFADVAWQAFQKGISENMTCTPPAKMLNKDIYMTWSRNRLSQLRALPKGWKVTYPSITSAWYDAYMPRWLDDVVSAKNMDVKKDKKTKETITNKLLVEPLIVKFKAESVLIFGEETIKSGKYEAFVDGKPCTWSRKKKTIFDASSKRFGGNCQHYQLLMTDLDPNTIHTLEIRPILSKDEAQELRIESICLAGGEAGVLER